The following are from one region of the Cytophagia bacterium CHB2 genome:
- a CDS encoding DNA polymerase III subunit alpha produces the protein DRLHGQPYEPLHPLLAEVLKETFGVMVYQEDVSKTAIALADFSADEGEQLRKVLTKKHAEKRLADFCDKFFKGCRRRGLAMSKIREIWDMILSFSGYSFCKPHSASYAMLSFKCAWLKVHHPAIFMAAVISNQGGYYSTQAYLSECRRLGLEILPPDINHSEWKYKGEGKTVRVGLMQLKGVEAAAVQRLLDERQCHGPFKSFWDFRRRVVMAPSDMRVMIKAGLFDSVEPELSRPALIWLLRYTTNAGSLVEDDASWYETQLPQAQKLRDYSPGLKQQHEFNALGVLYSGNMLALFKAKIAPIKRIFAQDLPRCAGKHVQLVGWLVTSKLVRTANDEAMEFYSFEDETAIFETVFFPKVYRQFCHLMAQNHRPFLLRGWAQNDRGAISLNVTFVRLL, from the coding sequence TGGATCGCTTGCACGGCCAGCCGTATGAGCCGCTGCATCCCTTGCTCGCCGAAGTGCTCAAAGAAACGTTTGGCGTGATGGTCTATCAAGAGGACGTGAGCAAAACCGCGATTGCCCTGGCGGATTTTAGCGCCGATGAAGGCGAGCAATTGCGCAAGGTGTTGACCAAGAAGCATGCCGAGAAAAGGCTGGCGGATTTCTGCGACAAATTCTTTAAAGGTTGCCGCCGGCGCGGCCTGGCCATGTCCAAAATCCGCGAGATTTGGGACATGATTTTGAGCTTTTCCGGTTACTCCTTTTGCAAGCCGCATAGCGCCTCCTATGCCATGCTCAGCTTCAAATGTGCTTGGCTCAAAGTCCATCATCCTGCCATTTTCATGGCTGCGGTGATTTCCAACCAGGGCGGCTATTATTCCACCCAGGCCTATTTGAGCGAGTGCCGGCGTTTGGGCTTGGAGATTCTCCCGCCGGATATTAACCATAGCGAGTGGAAGTACAAGGGTGAAGGCAAGACTGTGCGTGTGGGGTTGATGCAGCTCAAAGGCGTCGAAGCCGCTGCGGTGCAAAGGCTGCTCGATGAGCGCCAGTGTCATGGCCCGTTCAAGAGCTTCTGGGATTTTCGGCGGCGTGTGGTCATGGCGCCCTCAGATATGCGCGTGATGATCAAGGCGGGTTTATTCGATAGTGTAGAGCCGGAGTTGTCGCGGCCAGCTTTGATCTGGCTTTTGCGCTATACCACGAACGCCGGCAGCCTGGTAGAGGATGACGCAAGCTGGTATGAGACGCAACTGCCTCAAGCCCAAAAGCTCAGGGACTACAGCCCTGGCCTAAAGCAGCAGCACGAGTTCAATGCGCTGGGCGTTTTGTACAGCGGCAACATGCTGGCGTTGTTCAAGGCGAAAATCGCGCCCATTAAAAGGATTTTTGCGCAAGACCTGCCGCGCTGTGCCGGCAAGCACGTGCAACTGGTGGGATGGCTGGTGACAAGCAAGCTGGTGCGCACGGCGAATGATGAAGCGATGGAGTTTTACTCATTTGAAGACGAAACCGCAATTTTCGAAACCGTGTTTTTTCCAAAGGTGTATCGTCAATTTTGCCATCTGATGGCGCAAAACCACCGGCCTTTTCTGTTGCGCGGCTGGGCGCAGAATGATCGCGGGGCGATTTCGCTGAATGTGACGTTCGTGCGGCTGCTGTAG